The region TGTCAAGTTAAGAGATAGGATTAACATTGAGTTTGGAAGGCTTGATGCTCATAGATGGCTCTGATGGAAACGACAACAAAATCTCTTTAACCATATCCTTAACCCATCGAGTGTAAGCTTTCTTGGCTATACAGTTCTTCTTACCCATTTCAGTTGTTCCTTGAGGACATATCTCTCTCCAAGCCTTGATAATTTTCTTGAGTAACTCTGGATTGTCGACCCATTCGTATAAGACAAAATCTTCCACATGCTTGGACTCAGGTTTGTCCACCATTGGGTATCCCAACTGACGTAGTTCCAATCTATGATTGTAGTTGATTCCACCTTTTGTACCGATAAGGGGTACGTTAGGGAAATCACCATAGTTGAGGATGAGTTTGACATTATCGTAGCTTCTAGAGTACTAGGAAATATCTTCAGCATTCAAGGACATATGATCCTCTGAGACCACTCAGATTGACTTTATTCTAAATGAAAGGACCTTTGTTGGGTAGATGCAAAATAAACCATTTATACAGCAAAGGAATACAACATATGACGGTTCCTTTCTTCTTTTGAGTCCTCACGTGGATAGAGTAGTAAGTATTAGCAAGAAAAGTAGGAACAAGATTCTTGGTTAGAAATATATGGATAACTGCCAGATCCATGAAGTCTTCAATATTAGGGAACAATACAATCCCATATATGAGTAAAGCTAGAATAGCATTGAAAGCCATCCATCTTCCAACATCGGCAAAAGTAGTATGAATTCCACGCTTAAGCTTGAGTTTAAGCTCCACTACCTTCTTCTCCAGATGGATGGCTTCAACAATAATATGAGATTTTGGGAGCTCTTTAGTGCATACAAAAGGAACCCGATTCTTAATCCTAATCCCCAAAATATAAGAGTATTCTTCCATAGTAGGTGCTAACTGATACTCTTGAAAGGTGAAACATCTTAGTGGAGGGTCATAAAATTGCATAAGAGTGTGCACATTTATGGTGTTGACTTCAGTATTGAGAATTCCTAGGAGATTTCCATAAGCTTTATTGAACTCCTCTTTTTTTTCAAGAATCATACGTACCCCTAGTCCTTTCAAAACCTTCAATTGCGGTTCCAAAAGCTTGTAACAGTGAATGCCTCTTCTGTCAAAAGTCATACTTTGTCTCGAGTACTCAATTAACAAACTGGGCTCTTGGATTCCTGGAAATGTATATGCAAAAAATGATTTTATTATGATGTAATGACAATGTATGATGGAATGATATGCCTTAACATAGATTTAAAGTTCTAGCATATTTTGGATGATTTTTATATATGCTTGTTGCAAGT is a window of Lathyrus oleraceus cultivar Zhongwan6 chromosome 6, CAAS_Psat_ZW6_1.0, whole genome shotgun sequence DNA encoding:
- the LOC127094797 gene encoding uncharacterized protein LOC127094797, whose protein sequence is MTFDRRGIHCYKLLEPQLKVLKGLGVRMILEKKEEFNKAYGNLLGILNTEVNTINVHTLMQFYDPPLRCFTFQEYQLAPTMEEYSYILGIRIKNRVPFVCTKELPKSHIIVEAIHLEKKVVELKLKLKRGIHTTFADVGRWMAFNAILALLIYGIVLFPNIEDFMDLAVIHIFLTKNLVPTFLANTYYSIHVRTQKKKGTVICCIPLLSYDNVKLILNYGDFPNVPLIGTKGGINYNHRLELRQLGYPMVDKPESKHVEDFVLYEWVDNPELLKKIIKAWREICPQGTTEMGKKNCIAKKAYTRWVKDMVKEILLSFPSEPSMSIKPSKLNVNPIS